Proteins encoded within one genomic window of Nitrospirota bacterium:
- a CDS encoding cyclic nucleotide-binding domain-containing protein: MEIILKEHISETPLFSGVNNDELLPLLNTCTVEVFKHGEKIYNYGDYGEDCCVILSGQVRVELSPANTFGEIILKEGDIFGEIAALSGYVRTADVVPLKRTEVLVIPKETLLNLFDKFPLIKSRIDALYCERVLASQLPSIPIFMGLPKDIIEELIDKATLHTYNSGEAVFHQGDEADAFYVVRYGLVKITETGTDGRKRVLAYLKAGHYLGEMALVNENEKRMATITAISRTELIKVSRADFQHIIELHPRVKTSLEASIEKIKQKNVQMREDEHMENTLRSVIDMGIVQSKEILVIDITKCINCDNCLKACGVLHNGHTRLVRKGIPLNNNLLIASSCRHCENPSCMIKCPTGAINRGFEGEIYHNKSCIACGICARNCPYGNISVVTLPDTGRNRHDEGFLSRYFRRRDNGQIEQEPDKKRKPKRMVVKCDMCREHPFMGCVYNCPTGAARKINTLNFFTDVITLN, translated from the coding sequence GTGGAAATAATCCTGAAAGAGCATATCTCGGAGACCCCTCTGTTTTCAGGGGTCAATAACGACGAACTCCTGCCTTTACTGAATACCTGCACCGTAGAGGTTTTCAAGCATGGAGAAAAGATCTATAACTACGGAGATTATGGTGAAGATTGCTGTGTCATTCTCTCAGGCCAGGTAAGGGTTGAGTTAAGTCCTGCCAATACTTTTGGTGAAATAATATTAAAGGAAGGGGATATCTTTGGAGAGATAGCCGCACTTTCCGGATATGTCAGAACAGCTGATGTTGTGCCTTTAAAACGTACGGAGGTTCTTGTAATCCCTAAAGAGACGTTATTAAATCTTTTTGATAAATTCCCTCTGATCAAAAGCAGGATAGATGCTCTATATTGTGAGCGTGTTCTTGCTTCCCAGCTTCCCTCTATTCCGATCTTTATGGGATTGCCCAAAGACATAATTGAAGAGCTGATCGATAAAGCAACTCTTCATACCTATAACAGCGGTGAGGCTGTTTTTCATCAGGGAGATGAAGCAGATGCCTTTTATGTCGTCAGGTATGGATTGGTCAAGATCACGGAGACGGGGACTGACGGAAGAAAAAGGGTGCTGGCCTATCTCAAGGCAGGGCATTATCTCGGTGAAATGGCCCTGGTAAATGAGAATGAGAAGAGGATGGCTACCATTACTGCTATCAGCCGGACTGAACTTATCAAGGTATCGCGGGCTGATTTTCAACACATAATTGAACTGCATCCAAGGGTTAAAACAAGTCTGGAAGCCAGCATTGAAAAGATAAAACAGAAGAATGTGCAGATGCGCGAGGATGAACATATGGAGAACACCTTGCGCTCTGTTATCGACATGGGAATTGTTCAGTCGAAAGAGATACTGGTTATTGATATCACAAAATGTATTAATTGTGACAATTGCCTCAAGGCATGCGGCGTGCTTCACAACGGCCATACACGGCTGGTAAGAAAGGGGATACCACTTAACAACAACCTGCTTATAGCCTCATCATGCAGGCATTGTGAAAATCCCTCATGCATGATCAAATGCCCGACAGGCGCTATCAACAGAGGTTTTGAGGGTGAGATATATCACAATAAGTCCTGTATCGCATGCGGGATATGTGCCAGAAACTGCCCGTACGGGAACATATCCGTCGTAACTTTGCCGGATACCGGTAGAAACAGGCATGATGAAGGATTCCTCAGCCGTTATTTCAGGAGAAGGGACAACGGGCAGATAGAGCAGGAACCTGATAAGAAACGAAAACCAAAAAGAATGGTCGTTAAATGCGACATGTGCCGTGAACATCCTTTCATGGGATGTGTTTACAACTGCCCGACCGGCGCGGCGCGGAAGATAAATACTTTAAATTTCTTTACGGATGTCATAACCCTGAATTAA
- a CDS encoding HAD family hydrolase, producing the protein MSNKLVLFDIDETLIDSGKAGSRALNSAFHELFGIRDAFRDMKMAGMTDIQIMKEGLMTHGLLSDSGEVEVLMYKYLDHLSLEINNPWKHVKPGVLEILDTLTWDAVPIGLLTGNLEAGADIKLASFDLRKYFSDGAFGSDHEDRNMLLPIAVKKFSQIGINTTYEKCVVIGDTPRDVMCAKIYNAHSIGVATGPYSKADLEEAGADLFLENLADKDVCLEYINSI; encoded by the coding sequence ATGAGCAATAAACTTGTCCTCTTTGACATTGACGAGACGCTTATAGATTCCGGCAAGGCCGGGAGCAGGGCGCTTAACAGCGCGTTCCATGAGCTCTTCGGAATCAGGGACGCCTTCAGGGATATGAAGATGGCGGGCATGACCGATATCCAGATAATGAAAGAAGGGCTGATGACGCACGGGCTCTTAAGCGACAGCGGAGAGGTTGAGGTGCTTATGTATAAATACCTCGATCACCTTTCCCTTGAGATCAATAACCCGTGGAAGCATGTAAAGCCCGGTGTGCTTGAGATACTTGATACGCTTACCTGGGATGCGGTTCCTATCGGGCTTCTGACAGGAAACCTTGAGGCAGGCGCGGATATAAAGTTAGCCTCGTTTGACCTCAGGAAGTATTTCTCTGACGGCGCGTTCGGCAGCGACCATGAAGACCGCAATATGCTCCTGCCGATAGCCGTTAAAAAGTTCTCACAGATCGGGATAAATACCACATATGAAAAATGCGTTGTCATCGGCGATACCCCGCGTGATGTGATGTGCGCCAAGATATACAATGCTCATTCGATCGGAGTCGCTACAGGGCCGTACAGCAAAGCTGATCTGGAAGAGGCGGGGGCTGACCTGTTTCTTGAGAATCTCGCAGATAAAGATGTCTGCCTGGAGTATATAAATAGTATTTAG
- the mtnP gene encoding S-methyl-5'-thioadenosine phosphorylase, with product MIKVGIIGGSGLDNPDILKDAKEIKVATPYGAPTSPLTIGSISGIDVAIIARHGKDHSIYPSKVNFRANIWALKEQECTHILASTAVGSLRKEIAPGHLVFPSQFIDHTRKREATFFDEDVVVHTPMAEPFCQNLINLLSSSAKEMGLPFHANKTVITIEGPRFSTKAESHMFRSWNADVINMSTVPEANLAREKKMHYAAIAMSTDYDCWHEEEEPVTWEMILETMKKNAGNVIKLFLKAIPKITEYDDTCHQ from the coding sequence ATGATCAAGGTCGGAATCATCGGAGGCTCGGGGCTTGATAACCCTGATATCCTCAAAGACGCAAAAGAGATAAAGGTTGCAACACCATACGGCGCGCCGACATCTCCTCTCACTATCGGCTCGATAAGCGGGATTGATGTGGCTATCATCGCAAGGCACGGCAAAGACCACTCGATATACCCGTCAAAGGTAAATTTCAGGGCGAATATCTGGGCGCTCAAAGAACAGGAATGCACGCATATACTCGCGTCCACGGCGGTCGGCTCTTTAAGAAAAGAGATCGCGCCGGGGCATCTTGTATTCCCGAGCCAGTTCATAGACCATACCAGAAAGAGAGAGGCCACATTCTTTGATGAGGATGTTGTGGTGCATACCCCGATGGCAGAGCCTTTCTGCCAAAACCTCATCAACCTGCTCTCTTCATCTGCAAAAGAGATGGGGCTTCCCTTTCATGCCAACAAGACGGTCATAACGATCGAAGGGCCGAGGTTCTCCACAAAGGCTGAAAGCCATATGTTCAGAAGCTGGAACGCTGATGTGATAAACATGAGCACAGTGCCTGAGGCCAATCTCGCGAGGGAGAAGAAGATGCATTACGCTGCCATCGCAATGTCCACCGATTATGACTGCTGGCACGAAGAAGAAGAGCCGGTCACATGGGAGATGATACTTGAAACGATGAAGAAGAACGCGGGCAATGTAATAAAACTGTTTCTTAAGGCCATACCAAAGATCACTGAATACGATGATACCTGCCATCAATAA
- a CDS encoding adenine phosphoribosyltransferase: MPIKSKIRTIPDHPKKGIMFRDITTLIKDPVGFRLVIDALTQRYITKDMDFDVIVGIEARGFIIGGALSYTLGKGFVPVRKIGKLPAEVVRHEYELEYGTDTVEIHKDAIVKGAKVILVDDLLATGGTALAAATLIEKLGGIVSEMAFIVNLPDVGGEKRLTGKGYKVHCLTEFEGD; this comes from the coding sequence ATGCCAATCAAATCAAAGATCAGGACCATACCGGACCATCCCAAAAAAGGAATAATGTTCAGGGACATCACCACCCTTATCAAAGATCCGGTCGGCTTCAGGCTGGTCATCGATGCCCTGACCCAGAGATACATTACAAAAGATATGGATTTCGACGTTATTGTCGGCATCGAGGCAAGGGGTTTTATTATCGGGGGGGCATTATCATATACGCTCGGGAAAGGCTTTGTGCCTGTCAGAAAGATCGGCAAGCTTCCGGCTGAAGTAGTCAGGCATGAATACGAGCTTGAGTACGGCACAGACACTGTTGAGATACATAAAGACGCAATAGTGAAAGGCGCAAAGGTGATTCTGGTCGACGACCTCCTTGCAACAGGCGGGACAGCGCTGGCTGCCGCAACCCTTATAGAAAAGCTCGGAGGCATAGTGTCTGAGATGGCGTTTATCGTGAACCTTCCTGATGTTGGCGGCGAAAAGAGGCTGACAGGCAAGGGGTATAAAGTGCACTGTCTTACTGAGTTTGAAGGGGACTAA
- a CDS encoding PilZ domain-containing protein, protein MGIITENRRSKRVNLSLFAELTLAEKSLNGFIENISEHGIMQRVFSDVEVHGFTPGNDVNVNFMLPSDDTIDLKCSIKWLNMNSQQFSEIIYNVGMEIIEPPNAYLKFVHDLYKHC, encoded by the coding sequence ATGGGTATCATTACTGAAAACAGGCGTTCAAAAAGAGTCAATTTAAGCCTTTTTGCCGAGCTTACACTTGCTGAAAAAAGCTTAAACGGCTTTATTGAAAACATCTCTGAGCACGGCATCATGCAAAGGGTCTTTTCCGATGTGGAAGTGCATGGGTTTACTCCGGGGAACGATGTCAATGTGAATTTCATGCTCCCGTCAGATGATACCATTGACCTGAAATGCAGCATAAAGTGGTTGAATATGAATTCTCAGCAATTTTCAGAGATCATATACAATGTAGGAATGGAGATCATTGAACCTCCGAACGCGTATCTGAAATTTGTTCATGATCTGTATAAGCATTGCTAA